The proteins below are encoded in one region of Nocardioides marmorisolisilvae:
- the hpt gene encoding hypoxanthine phosphoribosyltransferase: MDEADVEGDLVNVLFTEKQIHDKLAELAAVIESDYDGRDVLIVGILRGAVMVMADLARSFHRHVEMDWMAISSYGSGTKSSGVVRILKDLDTDITGRHVLIVDEIIDTGLTLSWLTSNLASRNPASVEICTLLRKPEALQMPVEVRYVGWDIPNEFVVGYGLDYKERYRNLRDIGTLAPHVYS; this comes from the coding sequence ATGGATGAAGCCGACGTCGAGGGCGACCTGGTCAACGTCCTCTTCACCGAGAAGCAGATCCACGACAAGCTGGCCGAGCTGGCTGCCGTGATCGAGTCGGACTACGACGGCCGCGACGTGTTGATCGTCGGCATCCTCCGTGGGGCGGTGATGGTGATGGCGGACCTCGCCCGCAGCTTCCATCGGCACGTCGAGATGGACTGGATGGCGATCTCGTCCTACGGCTCGGGCACCAAGTCCTCCGGTGTGGTGCGGATCCTCAAGGACCTCGACACCGACATCACCGGCCGGCACGTGCTGATCGTCGACGAGATCATCGACACCGGCCTGACGCTGTCGTGGCTCACCTCCAACCTGGCCTCGCGGAACCCGGCGTCGGTCGAGATATGCACCCTGCTGCGCAAGCCGGAGGCGCTGCAGATGCCGGTCGAGGTCAGGTACGTCGGCTGGGACATCCCGAACGAGTTCGTCGTCGGCTACGGGCTGGATTACAAGGAGCGCTACCGCAACCTGCGCGACATCGGCACGCTCGCGCCGCACGTCTACTCCTGA
- a CDS encoding LLM class flavin-dependent oxidoreductase: MRLSVLDLVPVRSDQSTGDALTATRRLARTADELGFHRYWLAEHHNMPAVAATNPPVLISMVAAATERIRVGSGGVMLPNHAPLVVAEQFALLEAAFPGRIDLGIGRAPGSDPVTSWALRHGAGGVDDQAVARFPEYVDNVVAMMGPEGVGLQLQGRTHPLRATPHAVGRPPVWLLGSSDYSARLAAERGLPYVFAHHFSGQGTAEALALYREGYRPTEENPTPRTFLTVNASVAESPAEALRLALPQLQAMVALRTGGPLLPQRLVEDAEADPVPATHQGLLDAMARRWVIGSPDEAAKAVRELASTYDVDEVMVHPVAGAHTGTAADASPAREETLRLLTAAL; this comes from the coding sequence ATGCGCCTCTCGGTCCTCGACCTCGTCCCCGTGCGATCCGACCAGTCCACCGGCGACGCGCTGACGGCGACCCGTCGGCTCGCGCGCACGGCCGACGAGCTCGGGTTCCACCGCTACTGGCTCGCCGAGCACCACAACATGCCGGCGGTGGCGGCGACCAACCCGCCCGTGCTCATCTCGATGGTCGCGGCGGCCACCGAGCGGATCCGGGTCGGCTCCGGCGGCGTGATGCTGCCCAACCACGCCCCGTTGGTGGTCGCCGAGCAGTTCGCGCTGCTCGAGGCGGCCTTCCCGGGCCGGATCGACCTCGGCATCGGCCGCGCCCCGGGCAGTGACCCTGTCACCTCGTGGGCGCTGCGGCACGGCGCCGGCGGAGTCGACGACCAGGCCGTCGCGCGCTTCCCGGAGTACGTCGACAACGTCGTGGCGATGATGGGTCCCGAGGGTGTCGGCCTGCAGTTGCAGGGACGGACCCATCCGCTGCGGGCCACCCCGCATGCGGTCGGGCGCCCGCCGGTATGGCTGCTGGGATCCTCGGACTACTCGGCCCGGCTGGCGGCCGAGCGCGGACTTCCCTACGTCTTCGCGCACCACTTCTCCGGGCAGGGCACCGCCGAGGCGCTCGCGCTCTACCGCGAGGGCTACCGCCCGACCGAGGAGAACCCGACCCCGCGCACGTTCCTGACCGTCAACGCCTCCGTGGCCGAGTCGCCCGCGGAGGCGCTGCGGCTCGCACTGCCGCAGCTGCAGGCCATGGTGGCGCTGCGCACGGGCGGTCCGCTGCTCCCGCAGCGCCTCGTCGAGGATGCGGAGGCCGACCCGGTGCCGGCCACCCATCAAGGCCTGCTCGACGCGATGGCGCGACGGTGGGTGATCGGGTCTCCTGACGAGGCAGCCAAGGCGGTGCGGGAGCTCGCCTCGACGTACGACGTGGACGAGGTGATGGTGCATCCGGTCGCCGGCGCCCATACCGGCACCGCCGCCGATGCCTCACCTGCCCGCGAGGAGACCCTTCGGCTGCTGACCGCTGCCCTCTGA
- the tilS gene encoding tRNA lysidine(34) synthetase TilS, producing MTGPQAAVAAVRLAIRPYLKVEPGEAVLVACSGGADSLALLAGCVFEARKAALRVVGVTVDHGLQDGSAGHTEQVVSQMALLGADETASIRVTVDARTGGVEAGAREARYAALGQLAEHFEARLVLLGHTLDDQAETVLLGLTRGSGARSLQGMRRQYVEQGSRVGFARPLLDLTRAETEAACRAQGIEWWTDPHNADPRFVRSRIRHTVMPTLERELGPGIAAALARTAEQLREDLELIDPLVDDAYQRARLDDGIDLDAVDGAGEAIRSRLVRRAAVEAGATPSDLTRSHVLAMLRLVGTSGKEVQLPGFVTAYAEGETLRFRRT from the coding sequence ATGACCGGCCCCCAGGCGGCCGTGGCGGCCGTGCGGCTCGCCATACGCCCCTACCTGAAGGTCGAGCCGGGCGAGGCCGTCCTCGTCGCCTGCTCCGGCGGCGCGGACTCGCTCGCCCTGTTGGCCGGCTGCGTCTTCGAGGCGCGCAAGGCTGCCCTGCGGGTCGTCGGCGTCACCGTCGACCACGGTCTGCAGGACGGGTCAGCGGGGCACACCGAGCAGGTCGTCAGCCAGATGGCCCTGCTCGGCGCCGACGAGACCGCGTCGATCAGGGTCACCGTCGACGCCCGGACGGGCGGCGTCGAGGCCGGGGCGCGGGAGGCGAGGTACGCCGCGCTCGGACAGCTCGCCGAGCACTTCGAGGCCCGGCTGGTCCTGCTCGGGCACACCCTCGACGACCAGGCCGAGACCGTCCTGCTCGGGCTCACCCGCGGGTCGGGCGCCCGCTCCCTACAAGGGATGCGGCGTCAGTACGTCGAGCAGGGCAGCCGGGTCGGGTTCGCGCGGCCGCTTCTCGACCTCACCCGCGCCGAGACCGAGGCGGCGTGCCGCGCGCAGGGCATCGAGTGGTGGACCGACCCGCACAACGCGGACCCGCGGTTCGTCCGGTCCAGGATCCGGCACACGGTGATGCCGACGCTCGAGCGCGAGCTTGGTCCGGGGATCGCCGCGGCGCTGGCCCGCACGGCGGAGCAGCTGCGGGAGGACCTCGAGCTCATCGACCCGCTCGTCGACGACGCCTACCAGCGGGCCCGACTCGACGACGGAATTGACCTGGACGCCGTCGACGGCGCCGGTGAGGCGATCCGCTCCCGGCTGGTCCGACGCGCGGCGGTCGAGGCGGGCGCGACCCCGTCCGACCTCACCCGCTCCCACGTGCTCGCGATGCTCCGGCTCGTCGGCACCAGCGGCAAGGAGGTCCAGCTGCCCGGGTTCGTCACGGCGTACGCCGAGGGCGAGACGCTCCGCTTCCGTCGAACGTGA
- a CDS encoding zinc-dependent metalloprotease — MDNDTPPRMIDWDLAVRIGSRLAGDGPEVDAQEAADCVAELRAGAVQSTPLVREFTGLVAEEVTAPVLVVDRPGWIQANADAFETVIGPLLGKLTERKGAPSALATAIGSRVTGVELGAMFGFLAGKVLGQFDPFYSAGGAGGRLLLVAPNVVHVERELRVDPHDFRLWVCLHEETHRVQFTAVPWMRDHLQAEMGNIVGSIRTDPTEFLGELVKRVGDLVSGQRPSTGSGQAPSTGSGQGGSLIDLFASPEQKQVIERVTGVMSLLEGHADVVMDGVGPEVIPSVADIRRKFTQRRKGVGVLDRLLRRLLGLDQKMAQYRDGAVFVRAAIDKVGMDGFNAVWAGPENLPSKAEILDPDSWLRRVHG; from the coding sequence ATGGACAACGACACCCCGCCGCGGATGATCGACTGGGACCTCGCGGTGCGGATCGGCTCTCGGCTGGCGGGTGACGGTCCCGAGGTGGACGCCCAGGAGGCGGCCGACTGCGTGGCCGAGCTGCGTGCCGGCGCCGTCCAGTCCACCCCCTTGGTGCGCGAGTTCACCGGCCTGGTCGCCGAGGAGGTGACCGCGCCGGTCCTGGTGGTGGACCGGCCTGGCTGGATCCAGGCCAACGCCGACGCCTTCGAAACCGTGATCGGGCCGCTGCTCGGCAAGCTGACCGAGCGCAAGGGCGCACCGTCGGCGCTGGCCACGGCCATCGGCTCACGGGTCACCGGGGTCGAGCTCGGGGCGATGTTCGGCTTTCTGGCCGGCAAGGTCCTCGGCCAGTTCGATCCGTTCTACTCTGCCGGCGGTGCCGGTGGTCGGCTGCTGCTGGTGGCTCCGAACGTCGTCCACGTCGAGCGCGAGCTGCGCGTCGACCCGCACGACTTCAGGCTGTGGGTCTGCTTGCACGAGGAGACCCACCGCGTGCAGTTCACCGCCGTACCGTGGATGCGCGACCACCTGCAGGCCGAGATGGGCAACATCGTCGGCAGCATCAGGACCGACCCCACCGAGTTCCTGGGCGAGCTCGTCAAGCGGGTCGGCGACCTGGTCTCAGGACAGCGCCCTTCGACAGGCTCAGGACAAGCCCCTTCGACAGGCTCAGGACAGGGAGGCAGCCTCATCGACCTCTTCGCCTCCCCGGAGCAGAAGCAGGTGATCGAGCGGGTGACCGGAGTGATGAGCCTGCTCGAGGGGCACGCCGACGTCGTGATGGACGGCGTCGGCCCCGAGGTGATCCCCAGCGTGGCCGACATCCGGCGCAAGTTCACCCAGCGGCGCAAGGGCGTGGGCGTCCTCGACCGGCTGCTGCGCCGGCTGCTCGGCCTTGACCAGAAGATGGCGCAGTACCGCGACGGCGCGGTCTTCGTCCGCGCAGCGATCGACAAGGTCGGCATGGACGGCTTCAACGCGGTGTGGGCCGGGCCCGAGAACCTCCCCTCGAAGGCGGAGATCCTCGACCCGGACAGCTGGCTGCGCCGCGTCCACGGATAG
- the dacB gene encoding D-alanyl-D-alanine carboxypeptidase/D-alanyl-D-alanine endopeptidase has protein sequence MPQREQDHPTVTPARRRGRRWLRRLVVVLVVAVALLAVGQWRLDLSDRLGLEPNPRTDPGAVSPPAGLQLAEQPAARRVAPVASAGRLNPAAVRRALAPYVADHALGKRVDVLVADLDGTIVYRRGDSAVRPASTMKLLTSTAALQVLGPMRRFSTTVDQVPGSRRIVLVGGGDPFLASTAKRAKGLYPQRATTAELAARTAAALRREGVGKVRLGYDASLFTGPAVNPAWPSTYLPEDVVPPISALWVDEAEDGAGHYVSDPAAAAAAVFAGQLRAAGVKVLGSPTPRTARPAGRRIAAVRSAPLGEIVQRLLTVSDNNAAEVVLRHVGIAIRNDGSFAGGTTAVRTVLGRLGIPTRGLRMHDGSGLSREDRLRPQTLVALFRTAASPAHPRLRDVVTGLPVAGFSGSLAGRYRTAPHAGLGRVRAKTGTLTGVSGLAGVAVDLDGTPLIFAALTDRVPVADTLGARQALDRITAALGACHCGASRPTP, from the coding sequence TTGCCGCAGCGTGAGCAAGACCACCCCACCGTGACCCCAGCACGGCGTCGCGGCCGTCGCTGGCTGCGCCGACTGGTCGTGGTGCTCGTGGTCGCGGTGGCCCTGCTGGCGGTCGGCCAGTGGCGGTTGGACCTGAGCGACCGACTCGGCCTCGAGCCGAACCCCCGGACCGACCCCGGCGCGGTCAGCCCGCCTGCCGGGTTGCAGCTCGCGGAGCAGCCGGCCGCCCGCCGGGTCGCGCCGGTGGCATCGGCTGGTCGGCTCAACCCCGCGGCGGTACGTCGCGCGCTGGCGCCGTACGTCGCCGACCACGCACTCGGCAAGAGGGTCGACGTGCTGGTCGCCGATCTCGACGGCACGATCGTCTACCGGCGTGGGGACTCCGCAGTGCGCCCGGCATCGACGATGAAGCTGCTCACCTCCACTGCGGCGCTCCAGGTGCTCGGACCGATGAGGCGGTTCAGCACCACCGTGGACCAGGTGCCCGGCAGTCGCCGGATCGTGCTGGTCGGTGGGGGCGACCCGTTCCTGGCCAGCACGGCGAAGCGGGCCAAGGGTCTCTACCCGCAGCGGGCCACCACGGCCGAGCTGGCCGCCCGCACCGCCGCGGCGCTCAGACGGGAGGGCGTCGGCAAGGTGCGGCTGGGCTACGACGCGTCGCTGTTCACCGGGCCGGCGGTCAACCCGGCCTGGCCCTCGACGTACCTGCCCGAGGACGTGGTGCCGCCGATCTCAGCGCTGTGGGTCGATGAGGCCGAGGACGGCGCCGGCCATTACGTGAGCGACCCCGCCGCTGCGGCGGCCGCGGTGTTCGCCGGTCAGCTCCGTGCGGCCGGGGTGAAGGTCCTCGGATCCCCGACCCCTCGAACGGCCCGGCCAGCCGGCCGCCGGATCGCCGCGGTGCGGAGTGCGCCGCTGGGCGAGATCGTGCAGCGCCTGCTCACCGTCAGCGATAACAACGCCGCCGAGGTAGTGCTGCGCCACGTCGGGATCGCCATCCGAAACGACGGGTCTTTCGCCGGAGGGACCACGGCCGTCCGCACGGTGCTCGGCCGGCTCGGCATCCCCACCCGCGGACTCCGGATGCACGACGGCAGCGGGCTGTCTCGCGAGGACCGGCTCCGTCCGCAGACCCTCGTCGCCCTGTTCCGTACGGCGGCCAGCCCGGCCCACCCGCGACTGCGCGACGTGGTCACCGGACTCCCCGTCGCCGGGTTCTCGGGTTCGCTGGCCGGGCGCTACCGCACCGCCCCGCACGCCGGGCTCGGCCGCGTCCGTGCCAAGACCGGCACCTTGACCGGAGTGAGCGGTCTGGCCGGGGTGGCGGTGGACCTCGACGGGACTCCGCTGATCTTCGCCGCGCTGACCGACCGGGTGCCGGTGGCGGACACGCTCGGTGCCCGCCAAGCGCTGGACCGGATCACGGCCGCGCTCGGTGCTTGCCACTGTGGCGCGTCGAGGCCCACCCCGTAG
- a CDS encoding inorganic diphosphatase: protein MADAPQRGATAVEFDVLVEIPKGSRNKYEVDHESNRIRLDRHLFTSTMYPADYGYIEDTLGQDGDPLDALVLLQEPTFPGCLIKCRAIGMFRMTDEAGGDDKVLCVPSTDPRLEHLRDINHLPKFDRLEIQHFFEVYKDLEPGKSVEGAEWVGRTEAEAEVVASFKRLKDQGEH, encoded by the coding sequence ATGGCGGATGCGCCGCAGAGAGGGGCCACGGCAGTGGAGTTCGACGTCCTGGTGGAGATCCCGAAGGGGAGCCGCAACAAGTACGAGGTCGACCACGAGTCGAACCGGATCCGCCTCGATCGCCACCTGTTCACCTCCACGATGTATCCCGCCGACTACGGCTACATCGAGGACACCCTCGGCCAGGACGGCGACCCGCTGGACGCACTCGTGCTGTTGCAGGAGCCCACCTTCCCCGGCTGCCTGATCAAGTGCCGCGCGATCGGCATGTTCCGGATGACCGACGAGGCGGGCGGCGATGACAAGGTGCTCTGCGTGCCCTCGACGGACCCGCGCCTGGAGCATCTGCGCGACATCAACCACCTGCCGAAGTTCGACCGGCTGGAGATCCAGCACTTCTTCGAGGTCTACAAGGACCTCGAGCCCGGCAAGTCGGTCGAGGGTGCCGAGTGGGTCGGCCGCACCGAGGCCGAGGCCGAGGTGGTGGCGTCGTTCAAGCGGCTCAAGGACCAGGGCGAGCACTGA
- a CDS encoding class I SAM-dependent methyltransferase, protein MRERLGLSRLGPPRLDLPRVDLPRLGLPGLGGWHQDPLWGHFYDWSVEHPGAGGLLWRLGIGSDLRRLYAAAAEIGRQPAGSAVLDVPCGGGVALRGLRPGQGLRYVAADISALMLDRTMAAATERGVAAQVEPVVADVQHLQFGDGEFDLVVSFTGLHCFLDPRRAVLELGRVTAPGGVITGSALLHGADPRSLPVMAVGQLAGLLGPSGTPADVLSWLAEAGFTETTMELSGAIGYFRGVRG, encoded by the coding sequence ATGCGCGAGCGACTGGGCCTGTCCCGGCTGGGACCCCCGAGGCTCGACCTGCCTCGGGTGGATCTGCCTCGGTTGGGCCTGCCTGGGTTGGGCGGATGGCACCAGGACCCGCTGTGGGGACACTTCTACGACTGGTCGGTCGAGCATCCTGGAGCCGGTGGCCTGCTGTGGCGGCTCGGGATCGGTTCGGACCTGCGTCGGCTCTACGCCGCGGCAGCGGAGATCGGCCGACAGCCGGCGGGCTCCGCCGTACTCGATGTGCCGTGCGGCGGTGGCGTCGCGCTGCGCGGCCTACGGCCCGGCCAGGGGCTGCGCTACGTGGCCGCAGACATCTCCGCGCTGATGCTCGACCGCACCATGGCGGCGGCGACCGAGCGTGGTGTGGCGGCCCAGGTCGAGCCGGTGGTCGCCGACGTGCAGCACCTGCAGTTCGGTGACGGCGAGTTCGACCTGGTGGTGAGCTTCACCGGGCTGCACTGCTTCCTGGACCCGCGCCGGGCCGTGCTGGAGCTGGGCCGGGTCACCGCCCCCGGCGGCGTGATCACCGGCAGTGCGCTGCTCCACGGCGCCGATCCGCGCTCGCTGCCGGTGATGGCCGTCGGTCAACTGGCCGGCCTGCTCGGCCCCAGCGGCACCCCCGCCGACGTACTCTCCTGGCTCGCCGAGGCCGGCTTCACCGAGACCACCATGGAGCTGTCCGGTGCGATCGGCTACTTCCGGGGCGTGCGGGGCTGA